The DNA window TATTGTAATGATCCATTCAATGTTAGTTTCGATATGAGCTTGATGAAAATGTGCGAAGGTTGTTGTGTAAAGAttgtattggaaaaaaatacacgtAAGTCTTTATCGTCAAttccattaataataatctttatTCTTTATATTATCATGAATATAGctcaaaaaaatatatggcGAACATGTACATCAAGATTACAGATAAATCTATTTATGGTTGATCATGTTTGTATGGAAGAATCCGGTGGCCAAGGACATATGTGTTTCTGTGAAAGTGATGGCTGTAATGATTCAAgatccattcatcatcataattattatggccATTCAACAAATAGTTGGATAACAATCatatcaacaatatcaattATATTCATAATAGCCGTGATTAATGAAACGATTACATCATTTCTTAttacttcatcatcatcatcatcatcattgttattattattattattagccatAGATCATTGGctgccatcattatcatcaccatcatcatcattatctattAAATTTCCTTTGAAATTCCTTCATATTCTATTGCTACTGTTGATGATTCCATtaatactactactactaatacTACTTTTTCTCAATCGAAAcataattgatttgaataattttcgatatcattttattgttgatgagatattataatatttttctttctttttttctttgttctcCTTC is part of the Dermatophagoides farinae isolate YC_2012a chromosome 9, ASM2471394v1, whole genome shotgun sequence genome and encodes:
- the qvr gene encoding glycosylphosphatidylinositol-anchored protein quiver — encoded protein: MAEMEKIWPFINSSSSSSSLSSFIVDKKLCTLINLWWWWWRWCWLLIKRKLSSTLTTIYGHHNNRLQSFNITANATIYHHLPNANVLFPVLFILIISIFIPMANCEEECLRSKVWCYECESINDPYCNDPFNVSFDMSLMKMCEGCCVKIVLEKNTPQKNIWRTCTSRLQINLFMVDHVCMEESGGQGHMCFCESDGCNDSRSIHHHNYYGHSTNSWITIISTISIIFIIAVINETITSFLITSSSSSSSLLLLLLLAIDHWLPSLSSPSSSLSIKFPLKFLHILLLLLMIPLILLLLILLFLNRNIIDLNNFRYHFIVDEIL